The following are from one region of the Propionispora vibrioides genome:
- the eda gene encoding bifunctional 4-hydroxy-2-oxoglutarate aldolase/2-dehydro-3-deoxy-phosphogluconate aldolase: MRTKYENLKTIMESGMVLIIRTDSAEEAKQVAQAAVEGGVKALEITMSCANAVGVISYLAEKYADTDVVVGAGTILDAETANTVMLAGARLLVSPNLNPKMLEIANRYQAVTISGALTPTEILNTVNSGADLVKLFPAEFMGPNYVKTVKAPLPQAAIVPTGGVTPDNVKDWFAAGCAALGVGSYISKAHKKDGDYAKVTTAAQEFVKAIATARAE; encoded by the coding sequence ATGAGGACAAAATACGAAAATTTAAAGACGATCATGGAAAGCGGCATGGTGCTTATTATACGGACCGATTCGGCGGAAGAGGCTAAACAGGTCGCTCAGGCCGCAGTCGAAGGCGGGGTGAAAGCCCTTGAAATTACGATGAGTTGTGCCAACGCGGTGGGGGTAATTTCTTATTTAGCTGAGAAATATGCCGATACCGATGTTGTGGTTGGTGCCGGGACTATTTTGGATGCGGAAACGGCCAATACGGTCATGCTTGCCGGCGCCAGACTACTGGTCAGCCCCAATTTGAATCCTAAAATGCTGGAAATTGCGAATCGCTATCAGGCTGTTACCATTTCCGGAGCATTGACACCGACAGAAATTTTAAATACAGTAAACAGCGGTGCAGATCTTGTAAAATTGTTCCCTGCCGAGTTTATGGGCCCTAACTATGTAAAAACAGTAAAAGCACCGTTGCCGCAGGCGGCTATTGTTCCGACCGGCGGAGTCACACCGGATAACGTAAAAGATTGGTTTGCGGCGGGCTGCGCGGCCTTAGGGGTTGGCAGTTATATTTCCAAAGCGCATAAAAAAGACGGTGATTATGCAAAGGTTACTACCGCTGCTCAAGAATTTGTTAAAGCAATTGCCACGGCAAGAGCAGAATGA
- a CDS encoding PTS sugar transporter subunit IIA produces the protein MSTQEGKMPGIIVVTHGTFGMELIKSAEMIIGAQENVKVVSLLPGVDLTEYLAEVRAVLKEMPEESLIMCDLFGGTPCNVAAAIMTEMKISAVTGLNLGMIIEACTLRASLRGAGLAAAVVDAGKTGCKNIAEEMNLINN, from the coding sequence GTGAGTACACAGGAAGGAAAGATGCCGGGAATTATCGTTGTTACACATGGAACCTTTGGCATGGAACTTATAAAAAGTGCGGAAATGATTATTGGAGCACAGGAAAATGTAAAGGTGGTGTCTTTGCTTCCGGGAGTCGATCTAACAGAGTATTTGGCTGAAGTAAGGGCCGTGCTAAAAGAGATGCCGGAAGAATCACTCATTATGTGTGACTTGTTTGGCGGAACACCGTGCAATGTTGCTGCAGCGATTATGACGGAAATGAAAATTAGTGCGGTTACCGGGCTCAATTTGGGAATGATCATAGAGGCTTGTACTTTACGGGCCTCCCTGCGTGGAGCGGGACTGGCCGCGGCTGTGGTTGATGCTGGAAAGACAGGCTGTAAAAATATTGCTGAAGAAATGAACTTAATAAATAATTGA
- a CDS encoding PTS sugar transporter subunit IIB, translating to MAKVSLIRVDYRLIHGQVVARWLKETQATKIIIVNDVLAKDRTMGNIYRMATPAGVRCAIVSVGHFVSSWKETQLGEGNAMVLFKDIATTYRAWKEGFEFGDLQIGGLGAGPGRKIVYQNITLDQEDFAMLQEMTPDLHIFFQATPEDSKKDYQAVAPTISF from the coding sequence ATGGCAAAAGTATCATTAATTCGGGTTGATTACCGGTTAATTCATGGACAGGTCGTGGCGAGATGGTTGAAAGAGACGCAGGCGACTAAAATTATCATTGTAAATGATGTACTGGCAAAAGACCGTACGATGGGGAATATATACCGGATGGCAACTCCCGCTGGAGTCCGCTGTGCTATTGTAAGCGTAGGACATTTTGTCTCCTCCTGGAAAGAGACGCAATTGGGGGAAGGCAATGCCATGGTGCTGTTTAAGGATATTGCCACTACGTATCGTGCCTGGAAGGAAGGCTTTGAATTTGGCGATTTGCAAATCGGCGGTCTGGGGGCTGGTCCGGGCCGGAAGATTGTATATCAAAATATTACCCTGGATCAAGAGGATTTTGCCATGCTGCAGGAAATGACCCCTGACCTGCATATCTTTTTTCAGGCTACACCGGAAGATAGCAAGAAGGATTATCAGGCAGTGGCACCAACTATCAGTTTTTGA
- a CDS encoding phosphoglycerate dehydrogenase, producing the protein MKEKIVIGSRARSRAPAMLELLEQQGYELILNPFDRTLTEEELIERIKGASGMVAGSDKVTKKVLEAGFPTLKVIAKQGVGYNTIDVNTAKALGIAVTITPGANSGSVADLTLGLMLAAARNIPAMDRAIRNGSWYRHTGIELAGKVLGLVGMGHIGGEVAKRAAAFGMKILAYDVCPRQDFSERYQVRYTGLDELFSQADFVSLHAPAIASTIGMVNRERLSMMKPAAFLINAARGELVVEADLYEALKNRRIAGAALDVYAQEPPQKSELMELENITFTAHAGAYTQEAIVGAGVMAAEEVIRVLSGQGPQFNVAK; encoded by the coding sequence GTGAAAGAAAAAATTGTTATTGGTTCCAGAGCACGGTCAAGGGCACCAGCTATGCTTGAACTACTGGAGCAACAGGGCTATGAGCTGATCCTCAATCCCTTTGACAGAACATTGACTGAAGAAGAGCTAATCGAACGAATAAAAGGGGCCAGCGGCATGGTCGCTGGCAGTGATAAGGTAACAAAAAAAGTTTTGGAGGCAGGTTTTCCTACTTTGAAGGTTATCGCCAAACAAGGCGTTGGCTACAATACGATTGATGTGAACACCGCCAAAGCGCTGGGAATTGCCGTGACGATTACACCGGGCGCAAACAGCGGATCAGTGGCAGATTTAACCTTAGGACTGATGCTGGCGGCGGCGAGAAACATTCCGGCAATGGACAGGGCTATTCGTAATGGTTCCTGGTATCGGCATACGGGTATTGAGCTTGCTGGCAAGGTCCTGGGACTTGTCGGCATGGGGCATATTGGTGGTGAGGTTGCCAAGCGGGCCGCTGCCTTTGGGATGAAAATTCTTGCCTATGATGTATGTCCCAGACAGGACTTTAGCGAGAGGTATCAGGTACGGTATACCGGGCTTGATGAGCTTTTCAGCCAAGCCGATTTTGTTTCGCTCCATGCACCGGCGATTGCTTCGACAATCGGTATGGTTAACCGCGAAAGATTAAGTATGATGAAACCGGCAGCTTTTCTGATTAACGCAGCCCGTGGTGAGCTGGTTGTGGAAGCTGATTTATATGAGGCTTTGAAAAACCGGCGCATTGCGGGAGCTGCCCTGGATGTCTACGCGCAGGAACCACCGCAAAAATCAGAACTGATGGAGTTAGAGAATATCACCTTTACTGCTCATGCCGGTGCATATACGCAGGAAGCTATTGTCGGAGCCGGAGTGATGGCGGCCGAAGAGGTCATTCGTGTGTTATCCGGTCAGGGCCCTCAATTTAATGTAGCAAAATAA